In Cedecea neteri, a single genomic region encodes these proteins:
- the msrA gene encoding peptide-methionine (S)-S-oxide reductase MsrA: protein MKPSLFSSTKRRVAWFSAPALIVAALVFQNTAWSEAERAVAIPAPLQDESPTGQHLETAVFAGGCFWGVQGVFQHVKGVTSAISGYTGGKARTANYETVSMGMTGHAESVQVIFDPTKVTYGQLLQVFFSVAHNPTELNRQGPDYGPQYRSTVFPLSESQAKVAKAYIAQLNASHKFSAPLVTTIEEHAQFYPAEKYHQNFLNDNPNYPYIAINDIPKVEQLKQLFPTLWNKDPVLVKG, encoded by the coding sequence ATGAAACCGTCACTATTTTCGTCCACCAAACGCCGGGTAGCATGGTTTAGCGCTCCTGCGCTTATCGTCGCGGCACTTGTTTTTCAAAATACGGCCTGGTCCGAAGCCGAGCGTGCGGTGGCGATCCCTGCGCCACTGCAGGATGAGTCGCCCACGGGCCAACATCTTGAAACCGCCGTCTTTGCCGGGGGATGTTTCTGGGGTGTTCAGGGAGTCTTTCAGCATGTTAAAGGAGTGACCAGCGCAATATCTGGCTATACGGGCGGTAAAGCACGGACGGCGAATTATGAGACGGTAAGCATGGGGATGACCGGGCACGCTGAATCCGTGCAGGTTATTTTTGACCCGACCAAAGTGACCTATGGTCAGCTATTACAGGTCTTCTTTTCCGTCGCGCACAATCCCACGGAGCTAAACCGCCAGGGGCCAGATTACGGGCCGCAATATCGTTCTACCGTTTTTCCGCTCAGCGAATCACAGGCGAAGGTGGCAAAAGCGTATATCGCGCAGCTTAACGCCAGCCATAAGTTTAGTGCGCCGCTGGTCACCACGATTGAAGAACATGCCCAGTTCTATCCGGCAGAGAAATACCACCAGAATTTCCTGAACGACAACCCAAACTACCCTTACATCGCGATCAACGACATCCCGAAAGTCGAGCAGCTTAAACAACTCTTCCCAACGCTGTGGAACAAAGATCCGGTGCTGGTGAAAGGGTGA
- the lpxM gene encoding lauroyl-Kdo(2)-lipid IV(A) myristoyltransferase (LpxM is lauroyl-Kdo(2)-lipid IV(A) myristoyltransferase, an enzyme characterized in Escherichia coli and involved in biosynthesis of the form of lipid A found in that species and some closely related species.), whose translation MEKAKKNHSEFIPEFQRAFLHPRYWGAWLGVGAFVGLALLPPGLRDPLLGKIGRLAGRLGKSARRRAQINLLYCFPDLPEAEREAIIDRMFATAPQAMVLMAELGLRDPKNVMARVDWHGKEIVDEIRAKGENVIFLVPHGWAVDIPAMLMASEGQKMAAMFHNQGNQLFDYVWNTVRRRFGGRMHARNDGIKPFISSVRQGYWGYYLPDQDHGPEHSEFVDFFATYKATLPAIGRLMKVCRARVIPLFPVYNSDTHRLDIFIRPPMDDLLEADDHTIARRMNEEVELLVGPHPDQYTWILKLLKTRKEGEIEPYCRDELYPKKKK comes from the coding sequence ATGGAAAAAGCAAAAAAAAACCACAGTGAGTTTATCCCTGAATTTCAAAGAGCCTTTTTGCACCCGCGTTACTGGGGGGCATGGCTTGGCGTTGGCGCTTTTGTGGGGCTGGCGCTTCTTCCCCCGGGACTCCGGGATCCTTTGCTGGGGAAAATTGGGCGCTTAGCGGGGCGTCTGGGCAAAAGCGCCAGACGCCGGGCGCAAATTAACCTGCTTTACTGCTTCCCGGATTTACCCGAAGCCGAGCGTGAAGCCATCATCGATCGCATGTTTGCCACGGCGCCGCAGGCAATGGTGCTGATGGCGGAATTGGGGCTGCGTGACCCGAAGAATGTCATGGCTCGAGTGGACTGGCACGGCAAAGAGATAGTCGACGAGATCCGGGCGAAAGGGGAAAACGTGATTTTCCTGGTGCCGCACGGCTGGGCCGTCGATATCCCGGCCATGCTGATGGCCTCTGAAGGCCAGAAAATGGCGGCGATGTTCCACAACCAGGGCAACCAGCTGTTCGACTATGTCTGGAATACGGTGCGTCGTCGTTTTGGCGGCCGGATGCATGCCCGCAACGACGGCATCAAACCGTTTATCAGTTCCGTTCGTCAGGGCTACTGGGGTTACTATCTTCCCGATCAGGATCATGGCCCAGAACACAGCGAATTTGTTGATTTCTTCGCGACCTACAAGGCTACGCTGCCGGCCATTGGCCGCCTGATGAAAGTCTGTCGTGCACGCGTGATCCCGCTGTTCCCGGTTTATAACAGCGACACTCACCGGCTGGATATTTTTATTCGCCCGCCGATGGACGACCTGCTCGAGGCCGATGACCATACCATCGCCCGCCGGATGAACGAAGAGGTGGAATTGCTGGTTGGCCCGCATCCGGATCAATATACATGGATCCTCAAGCTTCTGAAGACCCGTAAAGAGGGCGAGATAGAGCCGTACTGCCGGGATGAGCTGTACCCGAAAAAGAAAAAATAG
- the mepM gene encoding murein DD-endopeptidase MepM, protein MQQIARSVAMAFDNLSRPHRVMLGSLTVLTLAVAVWRPSIYHPQSSPIIKTIELQKSEIHSLLPEASEPLDQSPDAEDDTLPQDELDDKTSGEAGVHEYVVSTGDTLSSILNQYGIDMGDISQLASADKDLRNMKIGQQLSWTLNADGDLQRLTWEMSRRETRTYDRADNGFKMSSETQQGDWVNSVLKGTVGASFVSSARDAGLTSAEISSVIKAMQWQMDFRKLKKGDEFSVLMSREMLDGKREQSQLVGVRLRSDGKDYYAIRAEDGKFYDRNGSGLAKGFMRFPTVKQFRVSSNFNPRRLNPVTGRVAPHKGVDFAMPQGTPVLAVGDGEVVMAKRSGAAGYFVAIRHGRTYTTRYMHLKKLLVKPGQKVKRGDRIALSGNTGRSTGPHLHYEVWINQQAVNPLTAKLPRSEGLTGSDRSDYLAQVKDVLPQLRID, encoded by the coding sequence GTGCAACAGATAGCCCGCTCTGTCGCCATGGCATTTGACAATCTATCACGGCCCCATCGCGTTATGCTGGGGTCGCTTACGGTTCTCACTCTGGCGGTCGCGGTATGGCGACCGTCAATTTACCATCCGCAGTCCAGTCCGATAATCAAGACCATCGAACTTCAAAAAAGCGAAATACACTCGCTGCTGCCGGAAGCAAGCGAACCCCTCGATCAGTCCCCGGACGCCGAAGATGACACCCTGCCTCAGGATGAGCTGGATGATAAAACCTCCGGCGAAGCGGGCGTTCATGAATATGTCGTCTCCACCGGCGATACGTTAAGCAGCATTCTGAATCAGTACGGTATCGACATGGGTGACATCAGCCAGCTCGCCTCCGCTGATAAAGACCTGCGAAACATGAAAATTGGTCAGCAGCTTTCCTGGACGCTTAACGCAGACGGTGATTTACAGCGTCTGACCTGGGAAATGTCGCGCCGCGAAACGCGCACCTACGATCGCGCTGATAACGGTTTCAAAATGAGCAGCGAAACCCAGCAGGGCGATTGGGTTAACAGCGTACTGAAAGGTACCGTAGGCGCAAGTTTTGTTTCCAGCGCGCGTGATGCCGGTTTGACCAGCGCTGAAATCAGCTCCGTTATCAAGGCGATGCAGTGGCAGATGGACTTCCGCAAGCTGAAAAAGGGCGATGAGTTCTCCGTGTTAATGTCTCGCGAAATGCTGGACGGTAAGCGTGAGCAAAGCCAGCTGGTCGGCGTACGCCTGCGCAGCGACGGCAAAGATTACTACGCTATCCGCGCTGAAGATGGAAAGTTCTACGATCGTAACGGCTCTGGCCTGGCCAAAGGTTTTATGCGCTTCCCAACCGTGAAGCAGTTCCGCGTTTCCTCGAACTTCAATCCACGTCGGCTTAACCCGGTGACCGGCCGCGTCGCGCCGCACAAAGGCGTTGATTTTGCGATGCCGCAGGGGACGCCTGTGCTGGCCGTGGGCGATGGTGAAGTGGTAATGGCGAAGCGCAGTGGGGCCGCAGGATACTTCGTGGCTATCCGTCATGGACGGACTTATACCACCCGTTACATGCACCTTAAGAAGCTGCTGGTGAAACCTGGCCAGAAAGTGAAACGCGGCGACCGTATTGCACTGTCAGGCAATACCGGGCGTTCTACCGGCCCGCACCTGCACTATGAAGTGTGGATCAACCAGCAGGCGGTTAACCCGCTGACGGCCAAGCTGCCGCGTTCTGAGGGCCTGACCGGCTCCGATCGCAGTGATTACCTGGCGCAGGTTAAAGACGTACTGCCGCAGCTGCGCATCGACTGA
- the znuA gene encoding zinc ABC transporter substrate-binding protein ZnuA: MLHKKTLLFAAFSAALWGSAVTGTHAAVVASIKPLGFIASAIADGVTSTEVLLPDGASEHDYALRPSDVKRLQGADLVVWVGPEMEAFMQKSVRQLPEQKQLELAALAGVKPLLMKGGDDDDHEHGDEHDHGAKSDADHHHGEYNLHIWLSPEVARLSAVAIHDKLVELMPENRAKLDANLKDFESGLADADKQVGSVLAPLKGKGYFVFHDAYGYFEKHYGLTPLGHFTVNPEIQPGAQRLHEIRTQLVEHKAVCVFAEPQFRPAVINAVARGTNVRSGTLDPLGIEVALGKNSYMQFMTGLANQYASCLKGD; this comes from the coding sequence ATGTTACATAAAAAGACACTTCTTTTCGCTGCATTTTCCGCTGCCCTCTGGGGCTCTGCCGTCACCGGCACCCACGCCGCCGTTGTGGCTTCCATCAAGCCTCTGGGCTTTATCGCTTCCGCCATTGCCGATGGGGTGACTAGCACAGAAGTATTACTGCCTGATGGCGCCTCTGAGCACGATTATGCTTTACGTCCATCAGATGTAAAACGCTTACAGGGCGCGGACTTAGTCGTTTGGGTTGGGCCTGAAATGGAAGCCTTCATGCAGAAGTCTGTGCGTCAGCTTCCCGAGCAAAAACAGCTTGAGCTGGCGGCGCTTGCTGGCGTGAAACCGCTGCTCATGAAAGGCGGTGACGACGACGACCATGAGCACGGCGATGAACACGATCATGGCGCAAAGAGTGACGCAGATCACCATCACGGTGAATACAACTTGCACATTTGGCTCTCCCCAGAGGTGGCGCGGCTGTCGGCGGTTGCAATCCACGATAAATTAGTGGAACTTATGCCCGAAAATCGAGCCAAACTTGACGCCAACCTGAAAGATTTCGAGTCAGGCTTAGCAGACGCCGATAAACAGGTGGGTTCCGTGCTGGCACCGCTGAAAGGAAAAGGGTATTTCGTTTTTCATGATGCCTATGGCTACTTTGAAAAACACTACGGTTTAACGCCGCTTGGCCACTTTACCGTTAACCCTGAAATACAGCCTGGTGCGCAGCGTTTACATGAAATCAGAACACAGTTGGTTGAGCATAAAGCGGTTTGCGTTTTTGCTGAGCCACAATTCAGGCCAGCGGTAATTAACGCCGTTGCCAGAGGCACTAATGTTCGCTCCGGCACCTTAGATCCTCTGGGAATTGAAGTCGCATTGGGTAAAAACAGCTATATGCAGTTTATGACCGGACTTGCGAACCAGTATGCGAGCTGCCTGAAAGGAGATTAA
- the znuC gene encoding zinc ABC transporter ATP-binding protein ZnuC, which yields MTNLVELENISVSFGQRRVLADISLALKPGRILTLLGPNGAGKSTLVRVVLGLVTPDQGVIKRDQHLRIGYVPQKLHLDATLPLTVSRFLRLRPGVKKADILPALKRVQAAHLIDAPMQKLSGGENQRVLLARALLNEPHLLVLDEPTQGVDVNGQLALYNLIDQLRHELNCAVLMVSHDLHLVMAKTDEVLCLNHHICCSGTPEVVSTHPEFISMFGPIGAEQLGIYRHHHNHRHDLQGRIVLRRGNGQ from the coding sequence ATGACAAATTTGGTTGAACTGGAAAATATCTCGGTCTCTTTCGGCCAGCGACGCGTGCTGGCCGATATCTCACTTGCGCTCAAACCTGGCCGTATTCTTACGTTACTGGGGCCAAATGGTGCCGGTAAGTCTACCTTAGTGCGCGTCGTGCTCGGGCTGGTCACACCCGACCAGGGCGTCATCAAGCGCGATCAGCATCTGCGTATTGGCTACGTTCCGCAAAAACTTCATTTGGACGCCACGCTGCCGCTCACGGTTAGTCGTTTCTTGCGCCTGCGCCCTGGGGTGAAAAAAGCTGACATCCTCCCGGCACTTAAACGTGTACAGGCCGCGCATTTGATAGATGCGCCAATGCAGAAGCTCTCCGGCGGAGAAAATCAGCGCGTTCTGTTAGCGCGCGCATTGCTTAATGAACCTCATCTGCTGGTGCTGGATGAACCCACCCAGGGCGTGGACGTCAACGGCCAGCTGGCGCTTTACAATCTGATTGACCAGCTTCGCCATGAGCTGAACTGCGCGGTGCTGATGGTTTCTCATGACCTGCACCTGGTCATGGCCAAAACCGATGAAGTGCTGTGCCTGAACCACCATATTTGCTGCTCAGGTACGCCAGAAGTCGTCTCCACCCACCCGGAATTTATCTCGATGTTTGGGCCCATCGGTGCCGAACAGCTGGGCATTTATCGCCACCATCATAACCACCGTCACGATCTGCAGGGTCGCATCGTTCTGCGCAGAGGGAATGGACAGTAA
- the znuB gene encoding zinc ABC transporter permease subunit ZnuB has product MLELLLPGWLAGILLACAAGPLGSFVVWRRMSYFGDTLAHASLLGVAFGLLLNVNPFYAVIVVTLLLAIGLVWLEKRPHLAIDTLLGIMAHSALSLGLVVVSLMSNVRVDLMAYLFGDLLSVTPPDIISIAAGVAVVLSVLAWQWRSLLAMTISPDLAHVDGVNLQRVKMLLMLVTALTIGVAMKFVGALIITSLLIIPAATARRFARTPEQMAGFAVLIGMIAVTGGLAFSALYDTPAGPSVVLAAAMLFILSMAKKQPA; this is encoded by the coding sequence ATGCTTGAATTGTTATTGCCCGGCTGGCTGGCCGGGATTTTGCTCGCCTGTGCCGCAGGGCCGCTGGGCTCTTTTGTGGTCTGGCGTCGGATGTCTTATTTTGGCGATACGCTGGCTCACGCCTCACTGCTGGGCGTCGCGTTTGGCCTGCTGCTTAACGTGAACCCCTTTTATGCCGTTATCGTGGTGACGTTACTGCTTGCTATTGGCCTCGTCTGGCTGGAGAAACGCCCTCACCTCGCCATTGATACTCTGCTGGGTATTATGGCGCACAGCGCCCTGTCGCTCGGTCTGGTGGTGGTCAGCCTGATGTCTAACGTCCGCGTCGACCTGATGGCATATCTCTTCGGTGATTTACTGTCAGTCACGCCGCCGGACATTATCTCCATTGCCGCTGGCGTGGCCGTCGTGCTTAGCGTGCTTGCATGGCAATGGCGTAGCCTGCTGGCGATGACCATCAGCCCGGATCTGGCCCACGTGGACGGCGTCAATCTTCAGCGCGTGAAAATGCTGTTGATGCTGGTGACCGCCCTCACCATTGGCGTTGCAATGAAGTTCGTCGGGGCGCTCATCATTACCTCATTGCTGATAATTCCGGCCGCCACCGCACGGCGCTTCGCCCGCACGCCTGAACAAATGGCGGGCTTTGCGGTTCTCATTGGTATGATTGCCGTCACCGGCGGGCTGGCGTTCTCGGCGCTTTACGATACCCCGGCAGGCCCATCCGTAGTACTGGCCGCCGCTATGCTGTTTATTCTGAGCATGGCAAAAAAGCAGCCGGCTTAA
- the ruvB gene encoding Holliday junction branch migration DNA helicase RuvB: MIEADRLVSPGNITQDELIDRAIRPKLLEEYVGQPHVRSQMEIFIQAAKLRGDALDHLLIFGPPGLGKTTLANIVANEMGVNLRTTSGPVLEKAGDLAAMLTNLEPHDVLFIDEIHRLSPVVEEVLYPAMEDYQLDIMIGEGPAARSIKIDLPPFTLIGATTRAGSLTSPLRDRFGIVQRLEFYQVADLQHIVGRSASVLGLEMSEDGALEVARRARGTPRIANRLLRRVRDFAEVKHDGAITAEVAAQALDMLNVDSEGFDYMDRKLLLAVIDKFLGGPVGLDNLAAAIGEERETIEDVLEPFLIQQGFLQRTPRGRIATPRAWTHFGIVPPAQP, encoded by the coding sequence ATGATTGAAGCAGACCGCCTGGTATCCCCAGGAAATATTACCCAGGACGAGTTAATCGATCGTGCCATTCGCCCGAAGCTGCTCGAAGAGTATGTCGGGCAGCCGCACGTGCGCTCGCAGATGGAAATCTTCATTCAGGCGGCCAAGCTGCGCGGCGATGCGCTCGATCATCTGCTGATTTTTGGCCCGCCGGGGCTGGGGAAAACAACCCTGGCGAACATTGTGGCCAACGAGATGGGCGTGAATTTGCGAACTACCTCCGGCCCGGTGTTAGAGAAAGCTGGCGATCTGGCGGCAATGCTAACCAATCTTGAGCCTCATGACGTGCTGTTTATCGATGAGATCCACCGCCTTTCCCCGGTGGTGGAAGAGGTGCTGTATCCGGCGATGGAAGACTATCAGCTGGATATCATGATTGGCGAAGGTCCGGCTGCACGCTCGATTAAAATCGATCTCCCTCCGTTCACCCTGATTGGCGCGACCACCCGCGCGGGCTCTCTGACTTCGCCGCTGCGCGACCGTTTCGGCATTGTGCAGCGCCTGGAGTTTTATCAGGTGGCCGACCTGCAGCATATTGTTGGGCGAAGCGCCAGCGTGCTTGGGCTGGAGATGAGCGAGGACGGCGCTCTGGAAGTTGCCCGCCGCGCACGTGGTACGCCGCGTATTGCCAACCGCTTGCTTCGCCGTGTGCGTGACTTTGCCGAAGTGAAGCATGACGGGGCGATTACTGCTGAGGTAGCAGCACAGGCGCTGGACATGCTGAATGTGGATAGCGAAGGTTTTGACTACATGGACCGCAAGCTGTTGCTGGCGGTAATTGATAAGTTCCTCGGCGGCCCGGTTGGGCTGGATAACCTTGCTGCCGCTATCGGCGAAGAGCGAGAAACCATTGAGGATGTGCTGGAGCCGTTCCTGATTCAGCAGGGCTTTCTGCAGCGAACGCCGCGCGGGCGTATTGCCACGCCGAGGGCCTGGACTCACTTTGGGATTGTTCCTCCGGCTCAGCCGTGA
- the ruvA gene encoding Holliday junction branch migration protein RuvA — translation MIGRLRGIVLEKQPPLVLLETNGVGYEVYMPMTCFYELPDIGKEAVVFTQFVVREDAQLLYGFNNKQERTLFRELIKVNGVGPKLALAILSGMSAQQFVNAVEREEISSLIKLPGVGKKTAERLIVEMKDRFKGMHGDLFTPAADLVLTSPDNGQTDDAEQEAVAALVSLGYKPQEASRMVSKVGRAGADSETLIREALRAAL, via the coding sequence GTGATAGGTCGACTCAGAGGCATCGTTCTGGAAAAGCAGCCCCCATTGGTATTGCTGGAAACCAACGGCGTGGGTTACGAAGTGTATATGCCGATGACCTGCTTCTATGAGCTGCCGGACATTGGCAAAGAGGCGGTGGTGTTTACTCAGTTCGTGGTGCGTGAAGACGCTCAGCTGCTTTACGGGTTTAACAATAAGCAGGAGCGGACGTTGTTCCGTGAGCTGATTAAAGTGAACGGCGTAGGGCCAAAACTGGCGCTGGCTATTCTGTCCGGGATGTCGGCTCAGCAGTTCGTGAATGCCGTCGAGCGCGAAGAAATTAGCTCCCTGATCAAACTGCCGGGCGTGGGGAAGAAAACCGCCGAACGCCTGATTGTGGAGATGAAAGACCGCTTCAAAGGCATGCATGGCGACCTGTTTACGCCGGCGGCCGATCTGGTGCTTACCTCGCCGGATAACGGCCAGACGGACGATGCCGAGCAGGAAGCCGTTGCCGCCCTCGTATCTCTGGGCTATAAACCACAGGAAGCCAGCCGTATGGTCAGCAAAGTGGGCCGTGCCGGTGCCGACAGCGAAACCCTGATCCGCGAAGCGCTCCGCGCGGCGCTATGA
- the ruvC gene encoding crossover junction endodeoxyribonuclease RuvC, protein MAIILGIDPGSRVTGYGVIRQTGRQLTYLGSGCIRTQVADLPSRLKLIYAGVSEIITQFQPEYFAIEQVFMAKNADSALKLGQARGAAIVAAVNADLPVFEYAARQVKQTVVGIGSAEKSQVQHMVRTLLKLPANPQADAADALAIAITHCHVTQNAVQMSESRLNLARGRLK, encoded by the coding sequence ATGGCGATTATTCTCGGCATCGACCCGGGATCGCGCGTCACCGGTTACGGCGTTATTCGCCAGACCGGGCGGCAGTTGACCTATCTTGGCAGCGGCTGTATCCGAACGCAGGTTGCCGACTTACCCTCGCGTCTGAAGCTTATCTACGCGGGGGTGAGCGAAATTATTACCCAGTTCCAGCCCGAGTATTTTGCCATCGAGCAGGTGTTTATGGCGAAAAATGCGGATTCCGCGCTTAAGCTAGGGCAGGCGCGCGGCGCGGCCATTGTGGCAGCGGTGAATGCTGATCTGCCGGTGTTTGAGTACGCGGCACGTCAGGTAAAGCAAACCGTGGTGGGCATAGGCAGCGCGGAGAAAAGCCAGGTGCAGCACATGGTGCGCACGCTGCTTAAGCTCCCGGCTAATCCTCAGGCGGATGCGGCGGATGCCCTGGCTATCGCCATTACGCATTGCCACGTGACGCAAAACGCGGTTCAGATGAGCGAATCGCGGCTTAATCTGGCGCGGGGGCGATTAAAATAA
- a CDS encoding YebC/PmpR family DNA-binding transcriptional regulator — protein MAGHSKWANTKHRKAAQDAKRGKIFTKIIRELVTAARLGGGDAGSNPRLRAAIDKALSNNMTRDTLNRAIARGVGGDDDANMETIIYEGYGPGGSAVMVECLSDNRNRTVAEVRHAFNKCGGNLGTDGSVAYLFTKKGVISFEAGDEDQIMEAALEAGAEDVVTFDDGAIDVYTAWEEMGVVKDALEAAGLKADNAEVSMIPSTKADMDADTAPKLMRLIDMLEDCDDVQEVYHNGEISDEVAATL, from the coding sequence ATGGCAGGTCATAGTAAGTGGGCCAACACGAAACACCGCAAAGCGGCACAGGATGCCAAGCGCGGTAAGATTTTCACCAAAATTATTCGCGAGCTGGTAACGGCTGCCCGTCTGGGCGGCGGTGATGCAGGGTCTAACCCGCGTCTGCGCGCAGCTATCGATAAAGCGCTGTCTAACAACATGACGCGTGACACCCTGAACCGTGCGATTGCACGCGGCGTGGGCGGTGATGATGATGCGAACATGGAAACCATCATTTATGAAGGTTACGGCCCTGGCGGCTCTGCCGTGATGGTGGAATGCCTGAGCGACAACCGTAACCGTACCGTTGCCGAAGTGCGCCACGCGTTCAACAAATGCGGCGGGAACCTGGGCACCGACGGCTCCGTAGCCTATCTGTTCACCAAGAAAGGGGTTATCTCCTTCGAAGCGGGCGACGAAGATCAGATCATGGAAGCAGCGCTGGAAGCCGGTGCTGAAGACGTTGTGACCTTCGACGACGGCGCTATCGACGTTTACACCGCGTGGGAAGAAATGGGCGTTGTGAAAGATGCGCTGGAAGCGGCGGGCCTGAAGGCGGACAACGCAGAAGTTTCCATGATCCCTTCCACCAAAGCAGACATGGATGCGGACACCGCGCCTAAGCTGATGCGTCTGATCGACATGCTGGAAGATTGTGATGATGTGCAGGAGGTTTACCACAACGGTGAGATCTCCGACGAGGTGGCGGCTACCCTTTAA
- the nudB gene encoding dihydroneopterin triphosphate diphosphatase, translating to MPYKRPVSVLVVIYAEDTKRVLMLQRRDDPDFWQSVTGSLEEGESALHAARREVKEEVAIDVLNEPLPLVDCQRRVEFEIFTHLRHRYAPGITRNTESWFCLALPHERQITITEHLAWKWVPAEEAALMTKSWSNRQAIEEFVIDAA from the coding sequence ATGCCTTATAAGCGTCCCGTTTCGGTTCTGGTGGTGATTTACGCAGAAGATACGAAGCGGGTGCTGATGTTACAGCGGCGCGACGATCCTGATTTTTGGCAGTCGGTCACCGGCAGCCTTGAAGAAGGGGAAAGCGCGCTGCATGCCGCCCGGCGTGAAGTAAAGGAAGAGGTCGCTATCGACGTGCTCAATGAGCCGCTGCCGTTAGTTGACTGCCAGCGCCGGGTGGAGTTTGAGATATTTACTCATTTGCGTCATCGCTATGCGCCGGGGATCACGCGCAATACGGAATCGTGGTTCTGTCTTGCGCTGCCTCATGAACGCCAGATTACGATTACCGAACATCTGGCCTGGAAGTGGGTGCCCGCCGAAGAGGCGGCCCTGATGACCAAGTCATGGAGCAACCGGCAGGCGATTGAAGAGTTTGTAATTGATGCCGCCTGA